The DNA sequence TACAAACAAGCACAGACAAGTTATTACAGCACTGACGTTTAGGTTCAACACAATGTGATGACATCTTCTTAGAGTCATACACATCATCTCTCTAATAACTACTCTCCCAGTTCCTCATCAGTTGAGGAAGTATTCTCTGAGTCTTCCTCTTTAGAAAAGTCATCTAAGGGCAATGTTTGCAGTCCAAGAATACTTTTGTATGTTGTGCGTGCTGTAGCCAGTTGTGCTTCAACTTCACACAATCTTCTCTTCAGCACACAGAGTAGTCCCTCACGTCCTTTCTCCATTAAGCCCTCTGTACTGCCTGAGAatgtgacattaaaatataaagaaatgagcCAATGGTTACCAGAGAAGCAAATTGAAGAAAAAGTCTAACTATTTATTGTCTTTACATTTCCCATTGGTGTCTCCAGTGAGCTGAAAGGTAAACTCTTCAATCAGTCCAGCAACACTCCTCATGTACTCCATGTGCTGCTTGACTTCTCGAACCACAATAAATTCTTCTTCTTTCAGTCTAGCCAGCAGcattaccttgtcaaaaacattttttttccgcTCCATATCACCATGACCTGCAATACATTACATCAAAGTGTTATCTTATAACCTCCTATAAAAATATTGGGacagaagatattttgcatGCTGTACTACTACAATAGAGAAATAAACCCTGACAGGATGAGATAGAACATCAGCGCTTCGCGAAGGGGTTCGATCACATCCATTTACAAATTACTGGAttcttttttttgcatattgcCCAGtgtcttaactttttttttttacatcggATTCCATATTTACATCAAGATGTGTGCATCAAACAATTTGTATTCAGTGCATTTCAGATGAAGTACTTACATTCCCATGGCCAGGAGTAGTTGTCCACAGCCAGGAGTTCATTGGGAGGAGGCAGTTTTTCAACTTCCCCAACAGTAGCATTGTGGTCATTGATGGCAACTTCCAAGGCTTTCTTCTCAACAGCAATCTTTCTTCTCAGTTGATGCCTTCGCTTGTTCCCACCTACAatgagaaacacaaaataagtgtGCATTCACACGATGACTACACAAAAGCACCATACAGAATAAGACTTCccaatatgtgtgtatgtgttatgATTGTGACAGATGTTGTGTGATCATTTTTGCATCACAAGTTTCATAATCATttgaaaaattgtgaaaaaacttgggacatttttttcagaatctattttaaacaatcatttttttaaatttttaaatagagGACAAAATTGGTAGGTCAGGACATCTCTGCACTATGCAGaaatattggaaatatttgGATATTGCACTCAACCTTATTATGATTTTGACACTTTTTCTGTATGCTGCCCTGACCTATAGTAAACCTActttaaaagatgttttttttttttttttttttttaaataaaaggctTTGCTATTTTTACTATGTATAAATCAGTAGTGAATTCATTTTTTCACAAATCTGCATTACTAGCGGCCTTTACATTACTGTGACTGCAGTTGTATCTGATCAAATGCGTATTCTTATTCTTTAGCTTGGATTAAACTAATTAATTTTACTTTgttggaacagcagctacgctaatgatgtctctatttgtttctctgttttaattaatattaatataatattaatataataacaaatattgCTACTTACTATGCAATCACATTATaattgctgttaatagtgttcatcgTCTGGTTGACTATGTCTTGTATTAAATTTTTCTGAAAATTCCTGTCATATGCACATAAACTGAAAGTCACCACTTATAAGCTACAGTACTACtaaatattgtagaaacttaattttctgtaaagttgCTTTGCAATGATCTGTATCgtaaaaagcactatacaaataaacttgaattgaattttcTGCTCTCACCAGACTGACGATACAGCTGAAATTTTCGCTGTTTGATACCCAAATATAGCCTCGATGGTCCTCTGCAGGTCATTTTGGATTGTTGCTCCTTTGGACGacaacaaacaaattaattaacgCCAATTTCAGTTTACAATCAGCCTCTTTTCAGATCCCCTGTACAAGAGCAGAGCCAATGATTCTTAAAATATCccatcaaataattttttcaaagTACCTGAGGTCCACTGCTGAACATCAGACACCCACTGCTGGACTGTGTCTTGCTGTAGAGATAACTCAGCTGTGAGTTTCTCCAGGTCCTTTGTTGCCTCTGCAATCCTTTGTACAGTCTGTCCGAAAGAAATATCAGTGTTAACAAATGCTGAgacacaatttaaaaacaaaaatgttattatacATATTTTCCTAGTTAGTACCTTGATGTATCTTTTGGCCAGTGTCCGGTCAAGGTTTTCTGCCTTTCGCTTGTTCCAGCCACTTGCCTGGATTGTTAGCATGTCTGTGCGAACTTGACACACAATGTATGTGCATTAATTTAGGTTCACAGTGAGGACCACAGGTCAGATACTACATTGATCATTCTCTAATATTGTCACATAAACCTGGAAATAATCATACACTTAATTAACATGTCAGaagttaaattattataaagagAATCCTGATCAGTGTAAAAGTGCTGACTAGACAGTTGTTTTCTAAGGGAGCACCTATGCATGGACCTCTAAAATGCAAAGGCCGAGCATCAACCCCTTGGTCTCAATTTGGACACAACTATACATGAAAAATGCTTACCGGCTTTTGACATGTACTTGGAACATATGGCTGCTCGAGAGAGGAAGCTGTTAACCTGTTCAACCTCCTCTCCGATTGTTGTTCCAGCTCCTTCTTGATTGCGTCCCCCCCATTTTAACTGTAACACATTTACATGAATGTTATAATTTGGAAAACAACAAGTAGGGGCAGAGGACAGACAATTACAATGTGTGGTGCAAATGGTAAGAAACACATCTAATTGTCATTATTACCTCACACATCCATGAATGCGCTTTTGCATGCATGATGGAGAGAAATGGGCGCATGTTCAGCAAGTCCTCCAACTCTGGACAGTGGTCCACAACTTTCTGCAGATATGGCCAATATTTGCAGACCACATCAGAGCAGAAAAACTGGACGGTCTGTGAAGCTAGCTGTTTCTGGAGATATAATGGGTATGCAAATATTTCTCCACGGAACATATTCAGTCCCTTCAGCAAAACCCCATGACGGCAGACAGCAACTTCAACACCTTCCTCGTCTAGTTTGCTTGCAGACTTGTTGGCGGACTCTCGTGCTGCGGTCCACTGACCCGCACCACATCTCCCTTTCCCTGGATTCTTAAACAGATGAGGGCAAATACAGACATTTACAcagttacattttacaaaataagcTGTAAATCATGGTATTATGGCATTTGATGCAAACCaaataatgtttacattttgggGAGAAAACTGGCAAGCAttcataaaaattttaaattgtggTGTTACACATGAAGAAGTATAAATTTAGCTTACATGTCCAGTTGTTCCATGGATGTAATCAACAAAGGAGGACACCTCAGCATCATTGGCCAAAAAGACTCCATCAAAAAACCCATCAGGTCTTGAAAGAAATATATAGATGTGGGTTAAAATTACTGTATAAAAGTAATTTGTGGCTCACTAGCATTTCATTGTACATGAATATTACACACCCTGGTTGGCTTTTGAAACGATATAATTTGCGGTTCCCATCCACTGCAACTGCCAACATGGAGGGTGTGCATGCAGGACACTGAAAATGCTGGACCTGAGACAGCTTGTCAACCTCAAATTTCATTGTGTCCCCACATATCTTACCACTCTTAGAGCAaaagtgaaaaaacaaaacaaaacagtaagtACCGGTAACTGTTTCGAAGGTTGGCTTTAGGCCGTGGTCATGACGAAGAAAGGGCTCTGTCAAGAAATATGTGCTGAAACTTGTAACAAGTCCTAACAATGAATCCGTTATTTAAAAGGTGATCCAAACAAGATAACTTAAATGACGAGTCCACTCACTCGCCCGAAGAGTTTTGTGCTGACAAAAGCTTGTCTCGACATCCCTGGGGCAGTGATTTTTAGATCCTCATACGTGGTGAACAAGTCCACCAAGTACAAGGTCTCAAAATTGACAGTGGCTGGCCAGTAACCACTTTCAACCAGATCACTTATGGTCACTGGCAAGGTTTTTCCACAGGAGCAGTTTACTGATGGAAGGAAGAGGTTGTATCTTCCTGAAATTTCAGAGAAAAACAATTATCTCGTTcacaagaaacaaaaaacacaatatgaagaaataataaaaacaaatgttaccATTCATTCCAATTAAAATTACTGGCTTTCCCTTGGAAAAGCTTGTTTGCCCAGTGGAGCAGTcgcagcagggaggaacgattGGTAACATGCAATCTAAAAAGCAGAATTAGTTTACATATAAGAGTAAATGAAACCAAAAACTCAACAGAGAGGGTGTTGTTTCTATCAAACAAAACTTCATCCAGCATGTTTGTTGGAGTAAACCAGGGTTTGTGTAAAATAGGGCTGCACCATTAATCGCATGCAATTGTCATGTGTGtctcgtcagtaaagctggttctgtgattagcagtaaatgtccatcacctgctttcaaatggagcagcatttaatacacagagtcaTAGTTtgctgacaagctacgcaataccGTGTcataatcgcagatgaatcaCATTCGgttatgaacgcgatattgcgtagcttgtcatcGAACTAcgactctgtgtattaaatgctgctccatttgaaagcaggtgatggacatttactgctaatcacagaaccagctttactgacgagacacgcatgacaatcgcatgcgattaatcgtgcagccctaaaatGTAAAACAGCCTATATAACCTGAGacttaaaaactacctttttcATGATAGGAGAATTTCCCTCCCTCGTGCTGCTGAACAAAAGTGGATGGCGGCAGGTGTCTGAAGAACCCCTCCACAATGGATGCTCTGTTATGAAGCACCAGGGCCTCATGTGTGGAAAGGTCACAGGCTGTGCAGTAGAGTGATCGCGGTAAACAGTCCCTACACATCACTACTGCAGCCTTGTGTCCACAATGATGGCAAACCCCCTCCTTGGGCTTCTCAGATGACAACATATTGTTCACCATAAAGGGCCTCATTACTGTCCAATTCTCCAGAGAGGTAGTTTGCCTTTTCCTCCAGTCTGAGGGGAAAGGTTGTTCAGCACCACTTCCCAAGAGGTCTCGGACATCTTGAATGAGGGAGTCTGAAAATGAAGAAGGCAATGGTAAATCTGAGCAGTTACCACATAACAAATGAGGAAACAagtattaagggaaaaaaacaaaattttcgATGATCACAGTGTCTTCAGTTGTGCTGGTAGATGGAGCACAGCACACACTTTTAACGCTTGCTGAAGaaactgcaaaaatataaatatccaTTTAGAACTTGcttaatgaataatgaatgcaagtaatgatgaaaaaacaaagaaaaaatctCGCTTTCGTTTCTCCCCAGCTCTACATCTTTTTGGCAAAGGTTGACCATCTTTGTCCTCATCAAGCCAAACACACAGCTTTGTGGATTGTTTTGACCCTCCTTTAGCTTGTCCATGC is a window from the Onychostoma macrolepis isolate SWU-2019 chromosome 03, ASM1243209v1, whole genome shotgun sequence genome containing:
- the LOC131537110 gene encoding uncharacterized protein LOC131537110, which translates into the protein MLAVAVDGNRKLYRFKSQPGPDGFFDGVFLANDAEVSSFVDYIHGTTGHNPGKGRCGAGQWTAARESANKSASKLDEEGVEVAVCRHGVLLKGLNMFRGEIFAYPLYLQKQLASQTVQFFCSDVVCKYWPYLQKVVDHCPELEDLLNMRPFLSIMHAKAHSWMCELKWGGRNQEGAGTTIGEEVEQVNSFLSRAAICSKYMSKAVRTDMLTIQASGWNKRKAENLDRTLAKRYIKTVQRIAEATKDLEKLTAELSLQQDTVQQWVSDVQQWTSGATIQNDLQRTIEAIFGYQTAKISAVSSVWWEQAKASTEKKDCC